Genomic DNA from Oryza sativa Japonica Group chromosome 5, ASM3414082v1:
cggcctctttccggtatgtcgtggtggcatgtcggcgcacgggaacgtgtcgtggggctgtgtcttgtgggtacagttgtacacctctgatcagagtaaaactattcgaatagccgtgcccgcggttatgggcggtcgaccagattcaccgtgattagtttcacccctagtttagcttaatgaactggctagttcaggtggtggtttgggcctgttgcaacgtggtgtaacgttggacagtgattggttaatatggattaattactacaactgttttactgctttcaactactgctttgaaatgccggctttatgcaaaagaacctttagcctcccttggatatatcttgcatcatacctcctcttccggtgtgacttgctgagtaccgtgggtagtactcagtcttgctctcttttcccccacaccagagttgaagtccttctcagttgaagatgtctcgaagaggttggtttcgtcgctgccgtcaaggattgcctgtggaatggagtcgcccgctgcaggagtcaagtcttcaggcttagctcgcttttctctttttccgctgcatttgtaatcttttatatttttgtaagacgtggatctgtatgtcaacaattgtcgtttgtgtaccctggctggtcctggacaggggtttaatgcacattcagcttagaaattctggttcgtgaatttctgggcgtgacaagttggtatcagagccgaccttgaccgtaggacaagccaaatggaaaaacctaagagccctctgaatccttttcattgcatatattctttgcaattggatttgtttcgggaaaaatttggggttttgcctctttggtttgtgggaaaaatcttggtcgttcattcGGATCGGATCCTTAAAATTAGCTCGGTCTAgggttttagaaaaattttatttggagTTATATTTGACAGTCAGTTGGGGATTTATCGGGtgatatgcattaggtcgtgtctatgttcgatggggcaattttatgcgcatcattttccatgcaactagTTTATGCATTAAGCTATGGTTTAGTCAGTCGCATTAGTGTCTTTATCcgggttcatgaaaaatgttctatgcataaaaatcatcatgctcggCAAGTTACTTGAGTCATTCGTTGCtttatttaatttggttttgagcATGTGTTGGTTCCTATCCCTCTGTACTCTTTAGATGTCAGACCTATTCTCCGATCGCAAGCGCCGCTccaagcttcagagtcgccgcccttagctttatcgtcttcttagtctgtttgcgTGCTAGTTTTtggtgtttaggtttgttgcttgtgggttagtcggcggtcgatatcatgtgtgagTGGTATGACAGCCTTTATTAGGAGTTgtgtgcctctttttcagtgttttaatcaagattaagataatggCACTTAATTTcataagaaagattagtttccgagccatctgttttcttcctttctcttatttctacctatcccctccagatggtgaagacaaggaatgatCCCCGTGACTCCAGCGACGCCAGGGGCAGCGAAGAGCAGACCGATGGAGCTCATGTCAGTAGTGCATCTGGCAGCAGaccatctccaccgcccgaaAACCCAACAGTCACTcaaatgatgacaatgatgatgcaacagatgcagcaacattaccatcagatgttgcagcaggcgcaacagaaccagcagtttggtcctccaccatcacacgtgtccaaactgttagactttcttcgtatccagccacccactttctcaagcaccaccaacccaatggaggccaatgactggctccgtgctattgagaagaagctgaacctactgcaatgcaacgaccaagagaaagttgcttttgctacacaccagttgcaaggtcccgcttctgccTGGTGGGATAACTACGTGGCGACCCGTCTAGATGCAACGGAGGTTACTTGGGCAGAGTTTTGTcaaagcttcaggaaggcacagatTCCTGAAGGGATTATGGCACaacagaagagagagttccgtgcgCTCTAGCAAGGAACCATGTCAGttacagagtacctgcacgagttcaaccgccttgCGCGCTACGCTCCTGACGACGTGCGCACCGATgctgagaagcaggagaagtttttgtttgggctcgacgatgaattgaccaaccagcTAATCTCCGGAgtctatgaggactttgagaagcttgtggacaaggctatccgCCAGGAAGAGCAACGCAACAAAATAGACCGAAAAAGAAAGACAGCTCAGATCAGCTTTCCTCAGGGGAACAATCAGAAGCCTCGTTTCATGACGGGACAGCTAGGTGGGCCTTCCACCCTGATCGTCTGTCAGCACCATCCCTATCACCCGAGTAACTTCGACAACGACTACAAcggtggcagtcacaacaacagtaaGCAGCACAACCACAACTCGACTCCACCCCCACTAATGGCACCAGCTCAGTCAGATCCGCCAGCTGTGTCAGCTCAGTCAGAACAACCCAAGAAGGGGGCTGTAGGAAAGCCAGGAcactgcttcaactgtggcaagcACGGCCACTTTGCTGGCAAGTGTCCGAAGCTGAATCGCACTGGACCCAGGCTCATCCAGGCCCGCGCCAATCATGTGTCTGCAGAGGAAGCAcaggcagcaccagaggtcgtgttgggcacgtttccagtgaactcatatccagcaacagttctctttgattcaggtgcctcgcattctttcatttccaaaAGATTTGCTGGGACACATGGATTATCGGTAGTGGAACTTAAAATACCGATGCAGGTTCATACCCCTGGAAATGATATGAGGACAGCACACTACTGTCCCTCGGTGACTATAGAGATCAAGAGATCACCGTTTCtatccaacctcatccttctcgaatctaaagacctagatgtcattctcggaatggattggttgaccagAAACAAGGGAGTGATTGACTGCGCAAGCCGCACCATCACCCTAACCAACGACAAAGGGGAGAAGATCACCTTCCGTTCCCCAGCGTCGCAGAAGTCCGTAGCGAGTCTGAAGCAGGCTGCTATTGAGGGTCAGACAGAAACAGTGGAGAAAAGTTCTAggaagttggaggatattcctatagtacaagagtatcctgaggtgttcccagaagacctcactacaatgccaccgaagagagaAATCGAGTTCCGGATCGATTTGGCACCCGGGactgctccaatttacaagaggccgtacagaatggcagctaatgagctagcagaggtcaagaagcaggttgacgaacagctgcagaaagggtacatccgaccgagtacttcaccttggggtgctccggtgatctttgtggagaagaaagacaagaccaagaggatgtgcgtggattatcgcgcccttaatgaggtcacaatcaagaacaaatatccgttgcccagaattgatgacctgtttgatcagctaaaaggagctaaggtgttttccaagatagacctgcgatcaggctatcatcagttgagaattcgggaagaggatattcccaagacagccttcatcactcggtatgggttgtttgagtgcacggttatgtcatttggactcaccaatgcaccggctttcttcatgaacttgatgaacaaagtgtttatggagtttcttgacaagtttgtcgtggtattcattgacgacatacttatttattcaaaatcagaagaggaacatgagcaacatcttcGTCTGGTACTTGAgaaattgaaggagcaccagttatatgccaagtttagcaagtgtaaCTTCTGGTTATCGgaggtcaaatttctgggtcacgTCATTTCTGCTCAAGGCGTGGCAGtggatccatcaaatgtggaatcagttacaaagtggaccccaccaaagacagtttctcagatccggagttttcttggacttgcgggctattaccgtcagttcatcgaaaatttctctaagattgccaggcccatgacacagttgctaaagaaagatgaaaaattcaaatggtcagctgagtgcaaccaaagttttgaagaactcaagaagaaGTTAGTCTCCGCACCAGTTCTAATTCTGCCAGATCAGacaaaagacttccaagtctactgtgatgcatctcgccaagggttgggatgtgtgttgatgcaagaaggcAGAGTGGTCGCATACGCTTCGcgacagttgcgtccacacgagaCCAATTATCCCACTCATGACCTTGAGTTGgcagctgtggttcatgctctgaaaatctggcggcactatcttattggcaaccgctgtgaagtttacactgatcataagagcctgaagtacatcttcacccagcccGACCTAAATCTCCGGCAACGAAGATGGCTGGAGTTgattaaagattatgacatggggataCACTATCATCCAGGCAAAGCAAATGTGGTAGCAGATGCTCTGAGCAGAAAGAGCTATTGCAATGCAGTATGTACCGAAGGCATGTGTGACAAATTGCAGCAAGATCTTGAGCACCTAAATTTGGGCATCGTAGAACACGGGTACGTAGCTGCCCTAGAGGcccggcctacgctcgtggatcaagtcagagcagctcaggtaaatgatcctgaaatagctgagctaaaaaagaatatgagggtcggaaaagcccgaGATTTCCAtgaggatgagcatggcacaatctggttgggagaaagattgtgtgtgcctgacgacaaagaactgaaggatctcatactcacagaagctcatcaaactcagtattcaattcatcccggcagtacaaaaatgtaccaggacctcaaagagaaattctggtgggtcagcatgagaagagagatagccgagttcgtcgcactctgcgatgtttgtcagcgagtcaaagcagaacatcagaggcccgcaggactgctacaaccccttcagatcccggaatggaaatgggaagaaatcggaatggatttcataacaGGTTTGCCCAGAACATCGTCGGggcacgattcaatctgggtggtcgtggatcgactcaccaaagtTGCTCATTTTATTCCAGTACACACCACCTATACTGGGAAAAGGTTGGCAGAGCTTTATCTttcaagaatcatgtgtttgcatggggtacctaagaagattgtatctgatcgaggaagccaattcacttcaaaattttggcagaaactgcaagaagaattggggactcgtttgaatttcagcacggcttatcatccgcaaactgatggtcagaccgaaagGGTCAATCagatcttggaagatatgttgagagcttgtgcacttgattttggtggagcctgggataaaagtctgccttatgcggaattctcttacaacaacagttatcaggctagtttgcaaatggcaccgtttgaagcattGTATGGCCGGAAGTGTCGTACGCCActcttctgggatcaaacaGGTGAGCGCCAACTGTTTGGGACAGAAGTGTTAACCGAAGCAGAGGAGAAAGTCAGGACCGTCAGGGAAAGACTGCGAATCGCCCAGTCTCGGCAAAAGAGTTATGCTGATAACCGCCGAAGAGAGCTTACTTTcgaagcaggggattatgtgtaccttcgtgtcactccgcttcggggagtacaccgcttccaaaccaaaggcaagttggcaccacgctttgtgggaccatacaggatcttggaacgcagaggtgaagtcgcttaccagcttgagctccCATCTAATATGGTTGGTATCCACGATGTGTTCCATGTATCtcaattgaagaagtgtttgagggtacctgaggaacaagctagctcagagcacattgacatccaggaagatctgacttatgtggagaagccgattCGTATCCTCGAGACCagtgagagaaggaccagaaacaaggtgatcaggttttgcaaagttcagtggagccaccactcggaagaagaagccacctgggaaagagaagatgaattgaaggccgcccatccgcacctcttcgccagctcttctgaatctcggggtcgagattctgtttaaggggggtaggtttgtcacgccctgaagttcccctcccttgctctaaattcataaaataaatcgtccgaagaaattgtttaatttaacctagagagaaaccctaaagtaataaatgcaaataataatcggaatcggcatgtggaatttttcttggattctacatgtcaaaatatgctaacaggatttttagtggaattttcagagccttggaaataattttaaccaattaaaaatcactaaagtgcaaattttaattccagggaaaatccttttcctttttctttttcttttccctccctttttccctccttttttcttttcggatgggccgccggcccattcccctccttcctccccctcctccttgctgggccggccgcaggccgaggcccagtccggcagccaggccgccccgctgcctcctctctcggggtcgccgacaggtggggcccacctgtcgggcccgtctccctcctcccgccgatcccggcgcgccgccgcgccgaaaccgccgccgcgcccacgcctccgtctctcccgggccacgtcagccacgcccgcgcgtgcgccgcgtctcccgcgctctttcccctctccctcccgttcgcgcccgcgcccgagatggccgggattcgaaaaccgaatcccgcctctctctcctcccccactccccacgtcggccggcgattcccgccgctcccggccacgtccggccccctctccccttatttaagcatcgccggcaccccctctctctttttccccatttcgccgacccctcccgtgctccccatcgtccccgcgccgtgcaaccacccaccgccgcttcttcccgctactccggccgccgctagccgtcgctaggctcgccgccgtcttgcgccgtcgccgccgttcgattcgcgtggccgagatccaccccgtccacccctcctccgtcgaagttcatcgccggagccctcatcccctcgcgcacgggtgagcaccacctccaccgccgccttcggccatggtttccgatcgccgtggttcatctccctctctctaacccctcccAACCTTTTCTCTAGGTCCTCCCGGAACCCGTCGCCGTCATCCTCCCGTCTCTCGTCgttgccgttcgccgtcgctcctccctcgcgccggccgagcccctcggtgaggatcggtctccctctcttcctctctctccctttgccgcgccgcccgccgcgtagcgccgccgctagggtcgctcgcgccgccgcttcggccgccgccgccgtctttgcgccgtccgccgccgcctcccgtcgccggttgccgtcgctggcaaccgtgcgcgcgcgccgccgccctcgccataaccggccggccggcttgaagccgagccgagccaccagccgcgccccctcccgccttgtgccactgtcagtggggcccatgtgccggcgcccctccctctctctcttgagcCGCTGCCCAGTGGGCCCacctgccagccgccccctccctctccccttgtgccgctgacccgcgggtcccgcgtgtcggcgccacccctccttgtgctgacgtcagccctggggtgaattattgcgcaataaatacattaaggcttttctttaatagtaaaaacacagagaatcttctaaaaatcataactaattcatccgagctccgattaagtccattcaagtctcagtaaattcataaaaatgtgtagaatccattaaaaatggttttgtttcctgtttcagtagtcttatagcatgt
This window encodes:
- the LOC136356692 gene encoding uncharacterized protein, yielding MSVTEYLHEFNRLARYAPDDVRTDAEKQEKFLFGLDDELTNQLISGVYEDFEKLVDKAIRQEEQRNKIDRKRKTAQISFPQGNNQKPRFMTGQLGGPSTLIVCQHHPYHPSNFDNDYNGGSHNNSKQHNHNSTPPPLMAPAQSDPPAVSAQSEQPKKGAVGKPGHCFNCGKHGHFAGKCPKLNRTGPRLIQARANHVSAEEAQAAPEVVLGTFPVNSYPATVLFDSGASHSFISKRFAGTHGLSVVELKIPMQVHTPGNDMRTAHYCPSVTIEIKRSPFLSNLILLESKDLDVILGMDWLTRNKGVIDCASRTITLTNDKGEKITFRSPASQKSVASLKQAAIEGQTETVEKSSRKLEDIPIVQEYPEVFPEDLTTMPPKREIEFRIDLAPGTAPIYKRPYRMAANELAEVKKQKRNMSNIFVWYLRN